The genomic DNA CTGAATTATGCGGCCAGGTTAGCCAGGTCCCAGAATGAGGCTCCCACTCTGCTGGCATACGGTAGTCTTTGGGAATTTCATTATTCATTGTCAAGATACAATCTGGATAGATCTTGATAGGAATCTACTCTTCTGTCCCTTAAGAAAGGCCAGTTTTGTCGGGTTGATTCGATTTCTGAGAGAGAACATCGTGCTATCACAATTTGTGATTCATCTTTTGCCTGTCCTATTACTGTTCCAAAGGGATTGCATATGAAAGAGCGTCCCCAGAAAGTTAACGCGTTTTCCCGGCCAACCCGATTAACAGAACCTAAAAATACACCGTTAGCAATTGCGTGGGATTTTTGGATGGTTTTCCATGCGCAAATCTGTTGTTCTGAAACTTTGATATCTTCATCTTGGTATCCGATAGCGGTAGGATAGAACAAAAACTGTGCTCCCGATAATGCTGTCAGCCTTGCTGCTTCAGGAAACCACTGATCC from Nitrospinota bacterium includes the following:
- a CDS encoding acyltransferase: ETFCKLAKELQIVLIAPIFEKRTPGIYHNTAIIIDADGSIAGTYRKMHIPDDPCFFEKFYFTPGDTGYKSFPTRYGRVGVLICWDQWFPEAARLTALSGAQFLFYPTAIGYQDEDIKVSEQQICAWKTIQKSHAIANGVFLGSVNRVGRENALTFWGRSFICNPFGTVIGQAKDESQIVIARCSLSEIESTRQNWPFLRDRRVDSYQDLSRLYLDNE